Within the Bacillus pumilus genome, the region ATGGTGACAGCTGAAAAGGTTGAAGTAGATGTAAAACCGGATCAAACAGTGCTACCTGAAAAGGGAAGTCTCGTGCTTGGATTCCCTGTTCAATTTGAAGAAAAAGCAGAGTTTTTCATTCAATATACAATGTTTGCGAAAGAGTTTACAGATACGCTTCTTCTTCAAGTTCGTCAGCTTGTTGAAGCATATGAGGCAAATGGAGGAACGCGCAGCACATTTATGAGAGAATCATTCCCTGACGTGTTGGAGTGCATGTTTGCAAAGCAAGAAGTAGAAGAATCAGAAACATCTGCTCAAACAGAAGGCGATACAGGTTTAACAGCAGATCGCATGGACTGGGCAAGTGACGTTCAACTGGAAACTGCTAAGCTGATTGAAGATGGAATGAAAGAACACGGGGACCAAAGCCTGACTGATGGCGCGTTAACTGTGTGGAAAGCCTATTGTGATCAGAAATCACCTGTGATCCGTAAAGCAGCATCATTTGCTGCGGGAATCGAATATTACATTCATTCACTTGCAAGCGATGCCCCGCTTTCTCAAGCGCAAATAGCGAAAAAGTATGGCATTAGTGCGTCTACTGTATCAAGCCGTTTTAAAGATATCGAAAAAGCGGTGAAAGAAGAACAAGAGGCGACGGTATAGCATAAGAAAAGACGCGGCACCTTC harbors:
- a CDS encoding SEC-C metal-binding domain-containing protein; translation: MGKIKRNALCPCGSGKKYKHCCGQKSGGEQTSELVFKEAVQVQKDLMNYAFSKHQRAINQFINEFSFLADMDKETQQISVFHLSVWGIFFRPLTDQKETIFQEFLTKKAEDITRPKTKQVVQSWTDMEPSLLLLNEKTDESLYFENMVTAEKVEVDVKPDQTVLPEKGSLVLGFPVQFEEKAEFFIQYTMFAKEFTDTLLLQVRQLVEAYEANGGTRSTFMRESFPDVLECMFAKQEVEESETSAQTEGDTGLTADRMDWASDVQLETAKLIEDGMKEHGDQSLTDGALTVWKAYCDQKSPVIRKAASFAAGIEYYIHSLASDAPLSQAQIAKKYGISASTVSSRFKDIEKAVKEEQEATV